From Streptomyces sp. NBC_00683, one genomic window encodes:
- a CDS encoding GntR family transcriptional regulator yields MDFPNDQAPGAPIRSGIPEHGRIPKYYAVKAHLSVLTDELGEGGTLPTERDLAVRYDVSRETVRQALRELLLEGRLRRQGRGTVVAGPKLEQPLSLASYTEGVRRQGRRPGRSLIGLDRFPCPEALSAEIGITLGEPVWHLERVLLADDDRVGLESTYVSVARVPDLDTEFDPDSSFYAYLRERLGISFGDADERIETVLATPREALLIGTPPALPMLLLHRVSRDTAGLPLERVRTLFRGDRFSFTTQLGGQRHDR; encoded by the coding sequence GTGGACTTTCCGAACGACCAGGCACCCGGCGCACCGATCCGATCCGGCATTCCGGAGCACGGGCGCATCCCCAAGTACTACGCAGTCAAGGCTCACCTCTCCGTCCTGACGGACGAATTGGGCGAAGGCGGAACGCTGCCCACGGAGCGCGACCTCGCGGTGCGCTACGACGTGTCGCGCGAGACCGTGCGGCAGGCGCTGCGCGAACTGCTCCTGGAGGGCCGACTGCGCCGCCAGGGACGCGGCACCGTGGTGGCGGGGCCCAAGCTGGAGCAGCCGCTCTCCCTTGCCAGTTACACCGAAGGGGTGCGCAGACAGGGCCGCAGGCCGGGCCGCTCCCTCATCGGGCTCGACAGGTTCCCCTGCCCCGAGGCGCTCTCGGCGGAGATCGGCATCACCCTCGGCGAACCCGTCTGGCACCTGGAGCGCGTCCTGCTCGCCGACGACGACCGGGTCGGCCTGGAGAGCACGTACGTCTCCGTCGCCCGTGTCCCGGACCTGGACACGGAGTTCGACCCCGACTCGTCGTTCTACGCCTACCTCCGCGAGCGGCTCGGCATCTCCTTCGGCGACGCCGACGAGCGGATCGAGACCGTACTGGCCACCCCGCGCGAGGCACTGCTGATCGGCACGCCGCCCGCGCTGCCCATGCTGCTGCTCCACCGGGTCTCGCGGGACACGGCGGGCCTGCCGCTGGAGCGGGTCCGCACCCTCTTTCGAGGCGACCGGTTCTCCTTCACGACCCAGCTGGGCGGGCAGCGGCACGACCGCTAA
- a CDS encoding TIGR03364 family FAD-dependent oxidoreductase, which translates to MRVIVVGAGVVGTMHAWHAVNRGHEVVQIERESEARGASLRNFGQIWVSGRAGGEELDTALRARELWEGIGRQVPGLGFRACGSLTPVRGALELAVAEAAVARPDAASRGYKLLTPGEARAVNPALRGDFEAALWCERDAAVEPRTAQLELKKALLASGRYTYLGGREVREVIGDSAVRDDHGDVHTGDTVVLCTGAWLGGLVRELAGPGLPVRRVRLQMMQTDPLGEELTTSVADADSFRYYPAYAGEALDALNAGQAQDPTAAEHRMQLLMVQRRGGGLTIGDTHAYEHPFDFDTVEEPYEHLTRVAESFLGRPLPRIRHRWAGVYAQCTDTSRVVHRQQVRGATWLVTGPGGRGMTCSPAIAETTANELGW; encoded by the coding sequence GTGAGAGTCATCGTCGTAGGAGCCGGCGTGGTGGGAACCATGCACGCCTGGCACGCAGTGAACCGCGGCCACGAGGTCGTACAGATCGAGCGAGAGAGCGAGGCCCGCGGAGCGTCCCTCCGCAATTTCGGCCAGATATGGGTGAGCGGCCGGGCGGGCGGTGAGGAGCTGGACACCGCACTCCGGGCCCGCGAGCTCTGGGAAGGCATCGGCCGGCAGGTTCCGGGGCTCGGTTTCCGCGCCTGCGGATCGCTCACCCCGGTCCGCGGCGCACTGGAACTCGCGGTCGCCGAAGCGGCCGTGGCGCGCCCCGACGCGGCATCCCGCGGCTACAAGCTGCTGACCCCCGGCGAGGCGCGGGCGGTCAACCCGGCGCTGCGCGGGGACTTCGAGGCCGCCCTGTGGTGCGAGCGGGACGCGGCCGTCGAGCCGAGGACCGCCCAACTGGAGCTGAAGAAGGCGCTGCTGGCCTCCGGCCGCTACACGTACCTCGGCGGCCGCGAGGTCCGCGAGGTCATCGGCGACAGCGCCGTCCGCGACGACCACGGCGACGTGCACACGGGCGACACCGTCGTCCTGTGCACCGGCGCCTGGCTCGGCGGCCTCGTCCGCGAACTCGCCGGCCCCGGCCTGCCCGTGCGCCGCGTCCGCCTCCAGATGATGCAGACCGACCCGCTCGGCGAGGAGCTGACCACCTCCGTCGCCGACGCCGACAGCTTCCGCTACTACCCGGCGTACGCGGGTGAGGCCCTGGACGCGCTCAACGCCGGCCAGGCCCAGGACCCGACCGCCGCCGAGCACCGGATGCAGCTCCTCATGGTCCAGCGACGCGGCGGCGGACTGACCATCGGCGACACCCACGCGTACGAGCACCCCTTCGACTTCGACACGGTCGAGGAGCCGTACGAGCACCTCACCCGGGTCGCCGAGTCCTTCCTCGGCCGCCCGCTGCCGAGGATCCGGCACCGCTGGGCCGGGGTCTACGCCCAGTGCACCGACACGAGCCGGGTCGTCCACCGCCAGCAGGTGCGCGGTGCGACCTGGCTGGTCACCGGGCCGGGCGGCCGCGGAATGACCTGCTCGCCCGCCATCGCCGAAACGACCGCCAACGAACTGGGCTGGTGA
- a CDS encoding phosphonatase-like hydrolase produces the protein MNTLTEKRTHNLIVLDMAGTTVADGGLVERAFASAAGRLGVEPGSADHTEKLDYVRATMGESKISVFRHLFGDEDRAQQANTAFEEAYGELVESGLVAPVPGAPEAIEELRAAGRTVVLSTGFARATQDAILGALGWRDLAALTLCPADAGGRGRPYPDMVLAAFLRTGAVDDVRSIVVAGDTSYDMLSGVRSGAGIVAGVLTGAHDKDQLDRHGATHVLRSVAELPDLIARAEA, from the coding sequence GTGAACACGTTGACCGAGAAGCGCACCCACAACCTGATCGTGCTCGACATGGCCGGAACCACCGTCGCCGACGGCGGACTGGTCGAGCGGGCCTTCGCGTCCGCCGCCGGGCGGCTGGGCGTCGAACCCGGCTCCGCCGACCACACCGAGAAACTGGACTACGTCCGCGCCACCATGGGCGAGTCCAAGATCTCCGTCTTCCGCCACCTCTTCGGTGACGAGGACAGGGCCCAGCAGGCCAACACCGCCTTCGAGGAGGCGTACGGGGAGCTCGTCGAGAGCGGCCTCGTCGCCCCGGTCCCCGGCGCCCCGGAGGCGATCGAGGAGCTCAGGGCGGCCGGCCGCACCGTCGTCCTGTCCACCGGCTTCGCCCGCGCCACGCAGGACGCCATCCTCGGCGCCCTCGGCTGGCGTGACCTGGCCGCCCTGACCCTGTGCCCCGCCGATGCGGGCGGCCGGGGCCGCCCCTACCCGGACATGGTCCTCGCCGCCTTCCTGCGCACCGGCGCGGTGGACGACGTCCGGAGCATCGTGGTCGCGGGGGACACCTCGTACGACATGCTCAGCGGCGTACGCTCCGGGGCCGGCATCGTCGCGGGCGTCCTGACCGGGGCCCACGACAAGGACCAGCTGGACCGGCACGGTGCCACACACGTCCTGCGGTCGGTCGCCGAACTGCCGGACCTGATCGCGCGGGCCGAGGCATGA
- a CDS encoding ABC transporter ATP-binding protein: MTGGGIRFDRVSVAYGANTVLDALDLTVEPGEVMALLGPSGSGKTTALRAVAGFVRPVSGRVYLGDRDVTGLPPHRRGIGMVVQQYALFPHMRVQDNVAFGLKANKVPRPEIPGRVTEALELVGMAAYSGRYPRELSGGQQQRVAIARALAIRPGVLLLDEPLSALDAQLRSGMLAELARLHRELPDVSILYVTHDQVEALTLADRIAVMDRARLQDCGTPQELYRRPRTEFTASFVGNANLLPVTVGPGSVAFAGTHLELSTGEAAEGSTATLCVRPHLVGLGEGPNALTGTIAEVQWRGSTHRLYVDVDGHRIKADVRELRETPVLGDEVTLHFAPEDAVLLPAGTAVAQPSAAPCPQSPDGLDFQACPAIEDRTATGVAHG; encoded by the coding sequence ATGACGGGCGGCGGCATCAGGTTCGACCGGGTCAGCGTCGCGTACGGCGCGAACACCGTCCTCGACGCTCTCGACCTGACCGTCGAACCCGGCGAGGTCATGGCGCTCCTGGGGCCCTCCGGCTCCGGGAAGACCACCGCCCTGCGCGCCGTCGCCGGATTCGTCCGGCCGGTCTCCGGGCGGGTGTACCTCGGCGACCGCGACGTCACCGGGCTGCCACCCCACCGGCGGGGCATCGGCATGGTCGTCCAGCAGTACGCCCTGTTCCCCCACATGCGGGTCCAGGACAACGTGGCCTTCGGGCTCAAGGCCAACAAGGTCCCCAGGCCGGAGATCCCCGGGCGGGTCACCGAGGCACTCGAACTCGTCGGCATGGCCGCCTACTCCGGGCGCTACCCCCGCGAGCTCTCGGGTGGCCAGCAGCAGCGCGTCGCCATCGCCCGCGCGCTCGCCATCCGGCCGGGTGTCCTGCTGCTCGACGAACCGCTCTCCGCGCTCGACGCGCAGCTCCGCTCCGGAATGCTCGCCGAACTGGCCCGCCTGCACCGCGAACTGCCGGACGTCTCCATCCTGTACGTCACCCACGACCAGGTCGAGGCGCTCACGCTCGCCGACCGGATCGCCGTCATGGACCGGGCCAGGCTCCAGGACTGCGGCACCCCGCAGGAGCTGTACCGCCGCCCGCGTACCGAATTCACCGCTTCGTTCGTCGGCAACGCGAACCTCCTGCCGGTCACGGTCGGTCCTGGGTCCGTCGCCTTCGCGGGGACGCACCTGGAGCTCTCCACCGGCGAGGCGGCCGAGGGCAGCACGGCCACTCTGTGCGTACGCCCCCACCTCGTCGGTCTCGGTGAGGGCCCCAATGCCCTTACCGGCACGATTGCCGAGGTCCAGTGGCGGGGCTCCACGCACCGGCTGTACGTGGACGTCGACGGTCACCGCATCAAGGCGGATGTACGGGAGTTGCGCGAGACGCCGGTGCTGGGCGACGAGGTCACGCTGCACTTCGCGCCCGAGGACGCCGTACTGCTCCCGGCCGGCACAGCGGTTGCGCAGCCTTCGGCAGCGCCGTGTCCTCAATCGCCGGACGGGCTTGATTTTCAAGCCTGCCCGGCGATTGAGGACAGGACGGCGACAGGAGTGGCCCATGGCTAG
- a CDS encoding 2-aminoethylphosphonate ABC transporter permease subunit, which translates to MASVVAEDVRQGSADRGVPRRRTAAWIWALPPVAVLALVLLYPLALVVQQSVTPDEGGTSLTPYADVFASESFRSALTTTVWLAVGSTAGCLVLGFALALVIAFVPFPGGRAVARFIDVFLSFPSFLITLALLFIYGTVGMANGLWTDATGAPEGPFHFLTTPWGVLLAEITYFTPFVMRPLLAAFSQLDTAQLEVASSLGARPARIVRKVILPEALPALAAGGSLVLVMCLNEFGIVLFTGAKGVTTLPMLVYGKAILESDYPAACVVAVVNIAISVGLYSLYRMVSRRAGA; encoded by the coding sequence ATGGCTAGCGTGGTCGCCGAAGACGTCCGCCAGGGTTCGGCAGACCGTGGTGTCCCGCGCCGGCGCACGGCGGCCTGGATCTGGGCCCTGCCCCCCGTGGCCGTCCTCGCGCTCGTCCTCCTCTATCCCCTGGCCCTCGTCGTCCAGCAGTCCGTCACCCCGGACGAGGGCGGCACCTCACTCACCCCGTACGCGGACGTCTTCGCCTCCGAGTCCTTCCGTTCGGCGCTGACGACCACAGTCTGGCTCGCCGTCGGATCGACCGCCGGCTGCCTCGTGCTCGGGTTCGCGCTGGCCCTGGTCATCGCGTTCGTGCCGTTCCCGGGCGGCAGGGCGGTCGCCAGGTTCATCGACGTCTTCCTCTCCTTCCCGTCGTTCCTGATCACGCTCGCCCTGCTGTTCATCTACGGCACGGTCGGCATGGCCAACGGCCTGTGGACCGATGCCACCGGAGCGCCCGAGGGGCCCTTCCACTTCCTCACCACCCCGTGGGGCGTACTCCTCGCGGAGATCACGTACTTCACCCCGTTCGTGATGCGGCCCCTGCTCGCCGCCTTCTCGCAGCTCGACACCGCGCAACTGGAGGTGGCGTCCTCACTGGGCGCCCGCCCCGCACGGATCGTGCGGAAGGTGATCCTCCCCGAGGCCCTGCCCGCACTCGCGGCCGGCGGCAGCCTCGTCCTCGTCATGTGCCTCAACGAATTCGGCATCGTGCTCTTCACCGGGGCGAAAGGGGTCACCACCCTGCCGATGCTCGTCTACGGCAAGGCGATCCTGGAATCCGACTACCCGGCCGCCTGCGTCGTCGCCGTCGTCAACATCGCGATCTCGGTCGGTCTCTACAGCCTGTATCGGATGGTGAGCCGCCGTGCTGGTGCATAG
- a CDS encoding ABC transporter permease, producing MLVHSRAGKWATWAVFLLLFVPLFAVPLLVLVAASFTTNWSGAFPSGPTTEHYAAATSGDSLQALTTSLVTALCASLLALTIGSWAAVAAASLRKRGRRLLDALFMLPVAVPSVVVGLAVLVAFSRPPVLLNGTRWIVILAHTVLVTAFAYQSVSAAIVRLDPMYEQAAASLGARPGYVLWRIKLPLLLPSLTAAAGLCFALSMGELSATMMLYPPDWTPLPVQIFAATDRGSLFTGAAVAVVLMGATLLVLLGVSRIRTRASYR from the coding sequence GTGCTGGTGCATAGCCGAGCCGGGAAGTGGGCCACCTGGGCCGTCTTCCTCCTCCTCTTCGTCCCGCTGTTCGCGGTGCCGCTGCTGGTCCTCGTCGCCGCCTCGTTCACCACGAACTGGTCCGGTGCCTTCCCCTCCGGGCCCACCACCGAGCACTACGCGGCCGCCACCAGTGGCGACTCCCTCCAGGCCCTCACCACCAGCCTGGTCACCGCCCTCTGCGCCAGCCTGCTGGCCCTCACCATCGGCTCCTGGGCCGCCGTCGCCGCCGCCTCGCTGCGCAAGCGGGGCAGGAGGCTCCTGGACGCGCTGTTCATGCTGCCGGTGGCCGTACCCTCCGTCGTCGTCGGCCTCGCGGTGCTCGTGGCGTTCAGCCGGCCTCCGGTGCTGCTCAACGGAACGCGCTGGATCGTGATCCTCGCGCACACCGTTCTTGTCACCGCGTTTGCCTACCAGTCGGTTTCGGCCGCGATCGTACGTCTGGACCCCATGTACGAGCAGGCGGCCGCCAGCCTCGGCGCGCGCCCCGGTTACGTCCTGTGGCGGATCAAGCTGCCGCTCCTGCTGCCGTCGCTGACGGCCGCCGCAGGGCTCTGCTTCGCCCTGTCCATGGGCGAGTTGAGCGCCACGATGATGCTCTACCCGCCGGACTGGACACCGCTGCCGGTGCAGATCTTCGCTGCCACCGACCGTGGCTCGCTCTTCACCGGAGCGGCGGTGGCCGTGGTCCTGATGGGCGCGACGCTGCTCGTCCTGCTCGGCGTCTCCCGCATCCGGACCAGAGCCTCGTACCGCTGA
- a CDS encoding 2-aminoethylphosphonate ABC transporter substrate-binding protein, whose protein sequence is MRKNLLTPVAAVTGSLVLAATLSACGGSSAASDEKVVTVYSADGLKGENGDGWYDKVFEDFEKKTGIKVEYVEGGSGEMVQRAVREKSNTQADVLVTLPPFIQQADSKGLLKAYEPAGSEQVDGADKAADGKWTSVVNNYFGFIYNKKELTTPPKSWEELLDGKFKEKVQYSTPGVAGDGTAVLIKAMHDFGGKEPAMEYLKKLQTNNVGPSASTGKLAPKVDKGELHAANGDVQMNFAQSKDMPNLGIWFPAKGSGRPTTFALPYAAGLVDKAPHSENGRKLLDFMLSEQAQKDVSAVGGGFAARKDVKATDANATELSRLIEGVEIFEPDWSDIGTNLDSYVDAWKSATGS, encoded by the coding sequence ATGCGCAAGAACCTCCTCACCCCGGTGGCCGCCGTCACCGGCAGCCTCGTACTCGCCGCCACCCTGTCCGCCTGCGGCGGCTCCTCGGCCGCCTCCGACGAGAAGGTCGTCACCGTCTACAGCGCCGACGGCCTCAAGGGCGAGAACGGCGACGGCTGGTACGACAAGGTCTTCGAGGACTTCGAGAAGAAGACCGGCATCAAGGTCGAGTACGTCGAGGGCGGCTCCGGCGAGATGGTGCAGCGCGCCGTCCGCGAGAAGTCCAACACCCAGGCCGATGTGCTCGTCACCCTGCCGCCCTTCATCCAGCAGGCCGACTCCAAGGGGCTGCTGAAGGCGTACGAACCGGCGGGCTCCGAGCAGGTCGACGGCGCGGACAAGGCCGCCGACGGCAAGTGGACCTCGGTCGTCAACAACTACTTCGGCTTCATCTACAACAAGAAGGAGCTGACGACCCCGCCCAAGAGCTGGGAGGAGCTCCTGGACGGGAAGTTCAAGGAGAAGGTCCAGTACTCCACCCCGGGTGTCGCGGGCGACGGCACGGCCGTTCTCATCAAGGCCATGCACGACTTCGGCGGCAAGGAGCCGGCGATGGAGTACCTGAAGAAGCTCCAGACGAACAACGTCGGCCCGTCCGCCTCCACCGGCAAGCTCGCGCCCAAGGTGGACAAGGGCGAGCTGCACGCGGCCAACGGTGACGTCCAGATGAACTTCGCGCAGTCCAAGGACATGCCGAACCTCGGCATCTGGTTCCCCGCGAAGGGCAGCGGCAGGCCCACCACCTTCGCCCTGCCGTACGCGGCCGGTCTGGTCGACAAGGCCCCGCACAGCGAGAACGGCAGGAAGCTGCTCGACTTCATGCTCTCCGAGCAGGCCCAGAAGGACGTCAGCGCGGTCGGCGGCGGCTTCGCCGCCCGCAAGGACGTCAAGGCCACCGATGCCAACGCGACCGAGCTCAGCAGGCTGATCGAAGGCGTGGAGATCTTCGAGCCCGACTGGTCCGATATCGGCACCAACCTGGACAGCTACGTCGATGCCTGGAAGTCGGCGACGGGTAGCTGA
- a CDS encoding alkaline phosphatase family protein, with product MGAAALATAAGPLSAAAARAAARTPKVLAIGLDGAMLGRIKDATAPNLDALMASGLTSGSAIYANPLAPTVSGPGWSTVITGVWPDKHGVKDNSFTGSKFSQYPDFLTRIETAKPALSTYAVASWSPVTDTIFSSKVDTRVSTPAAEYDTGTTSRAVAELRNGNRDAVFVHLDNIDHAGHSHGAASQQYLDAVRTADTQIGQLVAAVTSRASYALEDWLIMVTADHGHTDAGGHGGSSAGERQTFLIASGGGISAGSVRHDIKMPDLAASALAHLGIAISPSWNLDGRPLQQPSPDAFDALRPQLTTRVDETGIGAGVLGFTHTPPAGWTIENGAMGTGGMTEWRGWTFTTDEFWTAAERDQWRESNVRARNVFAVADGDEWVDKGYTGTFDSTLVSPAWPVTGGTTAVLRYTTHYRQEAPQKGEVLVSYNGGAPVPVKTYTADAVAKDETITLQVPSGATDVKVRFRYTAGNNWYWVVDGVKISSS from the coding sequence ATGGGCGCCGCCGCCCTCGCCACCGCCGCCGGACCGCTCTCCGCAGCCGCCGCGCGCGCGGCGGCCCGCACCCCCAAGGTCCTGGCCATCGGCCTGGACGGCGCCATGCTCGGACGGATCAAGGACGCCACCGCACCGAACCTCGACGCGCTCATGGCGTCCGGACTCACTTCGGGCAGCGCGATCTACGCCAACCCGCTGGCGCCCACCGTGTCCGGCCCCGGCTGGTCCACCGTCATCACCGGTGTCTGGCCCGACAAGCACGGTGTGAAGGACAACAGCTTCACCGGGAGCAAGTTCTCCCAGTACCCCGACTTCCTCACCCGGATCGAGACCGCGAAGCCCGCCCTGTCGACGTACGCGGTCGCCTCCTGGAGCCCCGTCACCGACACGATCTTCTCCTCGAAGGTCGACACCCGTGTCTCCACCCCGGCCGCCGAGTACGACACGGGAACCACCAGCCGTGCCGTCGCCGAACTGAGGAACGGCAACCGGGACGCGGTCTTCGTCCACCTCGACAACATCGACCACGCGGGCCACAGCCACGGTGCCGCGAGCCAGCAGTACCTCGACGCCGTCCGCACCGCGGACACCCAGATCGGCCAGCTCGTCGCCGCCGTCACCTCGCGGGCCTCGTACGCCCTTGAGGACTGGCTCATCATGGTCACCGCCGACCACGGGCACACCGACGCGGGCGGCCACGGGGGCTCCAGCGCCGGTGAACGCCAGACCTTCCTCATCGCGAGCGGCGGCGGCATCTCCGCGGGCTCCGTCCGCCACGACATCAAGATGCCCGACCTCGCCGCCTCCGCCCTCGCACACCTCGGCATCGCGATATCCCCGTCCTGGAACCTGGACGGCCGCCCTCTCCAGCAGCCCTCCCCGGACGCCTTCGACGCGCTCCGGCCGCAGCTGACGACCCGCGTCGACGAGACGGGCATCGGAGCCGGAGTCCTCGGCTTCACCCACACGCCGCCCGCGGGCTGGACCATCGAGAACGGGGCGATGGGCACCGGCGGCATGACCGAATGGCGCGGCTGGACCTTCACCACCGACGAGTTCTGGACCGCTGCCGAACGCGACCAGTGGCGCGAGTCCAACGTCCGCGCCCGCAACGTCTTCGCCGTCGCGGACGGCGACGAATGGGTCGACAAGGGCTACACCGGCACCTTCGACTCCACCCTGGTCAGCCCCGCCTGGCCGGTCACCGGCGGCACCACGGCGGTCCTGCGCTACACCACGCACTACCGCCAGGAGGCCCCGCAGAAGGGCGAGGTCCTCGTCTCGTACAACGGGGGTGCTCCCGTCCCCGTGAAGACGTACACCGCGGACGCCGTCGCCAAGGACGAGACGATCACCCTCCAGGTCCCGTCCGGCGCCACGGACGTCAAGGTCCGGTTCCGCTACACGGCGGGCAACAACTGGTACTGGGTCGTCGACGGGGTCAAGATCAGTTCCTCCTGA
- a CDS encoding HAD-IIA family hydrolase: MAERKPIESWLTDMDGVLIHEGTPIPGADAFIKRLRESGLPFLVLTNNSIYTARDLHARLKRMGLDVPVANIWTSALATAQFLDDQRPQGTAYVIGEAGLTTALHDIGYVLTDHEPDYVVLGETRTYSFEALTKAIRLINGGARFICTNPDETGPSAEGPLPATGSVAALITKATGKAPYFAGKPNPLMMRTGLNAIGAHSETSAMIGDRMDTDVLAGLEAGMQTFLVLTGLTTHADMDRYPFRPSTVVDSIADLVELVDLPVE, translated from the coding sequence ATGGCAGAGCGCAAGCCGATCGAATCCTGGCTGACCGACATGGACGGGGTCCTGATCCACGAGGGCACGCCGATCCCCGGGGCCGACGCCTTCATCAAGCGGCTGCGGGAGTCCGGACTGCCGTTCCTGGTCCTGACCAACAACTCCATCTACACGGCCCGCGACCTGCACGCCCGCCTCAAGCGCATGGGCCTGGACGTGCCGGTGGCGAACATCTGGACGTCGGCCCTGGCCACCGCCCAGTTCCTGGACGACCAGCGGCCGCAGGGCACGGCGTACGTCATCGGCGAGGCGGGGCTCACCACCGCGCTGCACGACATCGGCTACGTCCTCACCGACCACGAGCCCGACTACGTGGTGCTCGGCGAGACCCGTACGTACAGCTTCGAGGCGCTCACCAAGGCGATCCGGCTGATCAACGGCGGGGCCCGCTTCATCTGCACCAACCCGGACGAGACCGGCCCCTCCGCCGAGGGCCCGCTGCCCGCCACCGGCTCCGTCGCCGCGCTGATCACCAAGGCCACCGGCAAGGCCCCGTACTTCGCGGGCAAGCCCAACCCGCTCATGATGCGGACCGGGCTCAACGCGATCGGCGCCCACTCCGAGACCTCCGCCATGATCGGCGACCGGATGGACACCGACGTGCTCGCCGGCCTCGAGGCCGGGATGCAGACGTTCCTGGTGCTCACCGGGCTCACCACGCACGCCGACATGGACCGCTACCCGTTCCGGCCGTCCACGGTCGTCGACTCGATCGCGGACCTGGTCGAACTCGTCGACCTGCCGGTGGAGTAA
- a CDS encoding class F sortase — MPASDRPAGSGRLLTGVAWAVLLLGLWLWGREATDGSSAPTTGDVAAVGRPLGVPLPPAHDPLDGAAPQRVEIPSIGIEAPVVGRGLDTSGAIDPPPYEMPQTVGWYDSGTEPGTEGAALFVGHVDTETKPAVFYGLSAARPGEKIRVSRSDGTVAEFTIDDVQVVTRERFDAKKAYGPREDGRAELRLITCGGTYDRKSHAYTANVVVSAYLTGEKRGAARSSA; from the coding sequence ATGCCGGCCTCCGACCGCCCCGCAGGATCCGGGCGGTTGCTGACCGGTGTCGCGTGGGCCGTCCTCCTGCTGGGGCTGTGGCTGTGGGGCCGCGAGGCCACCGACGGCAGTTCCGCGCCGACGACCGGCGATGTCGCCGCGGTGGGGCGCCCCCTGGGCGTACCGCTGCCACCGGCGCACGACCCCCTCGACGGGGCCGCACCGCAGCGGGTCGAGATCCCCTCGATAGGGATCGAGGCACCCGTCGTCGGCCGCGGCCTCGACACCTCGGGCGCCATCGACCCGCCCCCGTACGAGATGCCGCAGACCGTCGGCTGGTACGACAGCGGCACCGAGCCCGGCACCGAGGGCGCCGCGCTCTTCGTCGGCCACGTCGACACCGAGACGAAGCCGGCCGTCTTCTACGGGCTCAGCGCGGCCCGGCCCGGCGAGAAGATCCGGGTGAGCCGGTCCGACGGGACGGTCGCCGAGTTCACCATCGACGACGTCCAGGTCGTCACCCGGGAACGCTTCGACGCCAAGAAGGCTTACGGGCCCCGCGAGGACGGGCGGGCGGAGCTCCGGCTGATCACCTGCGGCGGTACGTACGACCGGAAGTCCCACGCGTACACGGCCAATGTGGTCGTCTCGGCGTATCTGACGGGCGAGAAGCGCGGCGCGGCCAGGAGCAGCGCCTGA
- a CDS encoding glycoside hydrolase family 6 protein, with translation MYGSYTGRSDVRTRARTTGPRAGTAAAIGAVLLLAGCSSSGDGDKGAPAAVEQQPKGSDPYWVNPDGNAAKQVASYVEDGDKKKADLIRKIAEQPVGEWIGPENPQEAAKGFTEAAEKADRDALLVLYNIPHRDCGQFSKGGAADGDTYRAWVESVAQGIGDRRATVVLEPDAVLHLVDGCTPQEFHEERYDLLKGAVERLKKQPGTTVYVDAGNAGWQTPDALFQPLQRAGVAEADGFAVNVSNFQTTAASTEFGKQLSAKVGGKPFVIDTSRNGNGPYDGGDPAENWCNPPGRALGEPPTTETGDDLVDAYLWVKRPGESDGDCKGGPKAGDWWAEYALGLARNTK, from the coding sequence ATGTACGGCAGTTACACCGGCCGGTCCGACGTGCGCACGCGCGCGAGGACGACCGGACCGAGGGCCGGTACGGCAGCCGCGATCGGGGCGGTCCTGCTGCTCGCCGGGTGTTCCTCGTCCGGCGACGGGGACAAGGGCGCGCCCGCCGCCGTCGAACAGCAGCCCAAGGGGAGCGACCCGTACTGGGTCAACCCCGACGGGAACGCGGCGAAGCAGGTGGCCTCCTACGTGGAGGACGGCGACAAGAAGAAGGCCGACCTGATCCGGAAGATCGCCGAGCAGCCGGTGGGCGAGTGGATCGGTCCGGAGAATCCGCAGGAGGCGGCGAAGGGCTTCACCGAGGCGGCCGAGAAGGCCGACCGGGACGCCCTGCTGGTCCTGTACAACATCCCGCACCGGGACTGCGGACAGTTCTCGAAGGGCGGGGCGGCGGACGGCGATACGTACCGGGCCTGGGTGGAGAGCGTCGCCCAGGGCATCGGGGACCGCCGGGCGACGGTCGTCCTGGAACCGGACGCCGTGCTGCACCTGGTCGACGGATGCACCCCGCAGGAGTTCCACGAGGAGCGGTACGACCTGCTGAAGGGCGCGGTCGAGCGGCTGAAGAAGCAGCCGGGCACCACGGTCTACGTGGACGCGGGCAACGCGGGGTGGCAGACGCCCGACGCGCTCTTCCAGCCCCTGCAGCGGGCAGGCGTCGCGGAAGCCGACGGATTCGCCGTCAACGTGTCCAACTTCCAGACGACGGCGGCCAGTACGGAGTTCGGCAAGCAGCTGTCCGCGAAGGTGGGCGGCAAGCCCTTCGTGATCGACACGAGCCGCAACGGCAACGGCCCGTACGACGGCGGCGACCCCGCGGAGAACTGGTGCAATCCGCCGGGACGGGCGCTGGGCGAGCCCCCGACGACCGAGACGGGCGACGACCTGGTCGACGCGTACCTGTGGGTCAAGCGGCCGGGCGAGTCGGACGGCGACTGCAAGGGCGGGCCCAAGGCGGGCGACTGGTGGGCGGAGTACGCGCTGGGCCTGGCCCGCAACACGAAGTAG